A single genomic interval of Dromiciops gliroides isolate mDroGli1 chromosome 1, mDroGli1.pri, whole genome shotgun sequence harbors:
- the LOC122735310 gene encoding high mobility group protein HMG-I/HMG-Y-like — protein sequence MSESSSKSSQPLASKQEKDGSEKRGRGRPRKQPPKEPSEAPTPKRPRGPPKGSKNKGAAKGRKTTAAPGRKPRGRPKKLEKEEEEGISQESSEEEQ from the coding sequence ATGAGTGAATCTAGTTCAAAGTCCAGCCAGCCTCTGGCCTCCAAACAGGAGAAAGATGGGTCTGAGAAGAGAGGGCGGGGCCGACCCCGGAAACAACCCCCGAAGGAACCCAGTGAGGCACCAACTCCCAAGAGACCTCGGGGCCCACCGAAGGGGAGTAAGAACAAGGGGGCTGCAAAAGGCCGGAAAACCACCGCTGCACCAGGGAGAAAACCAAGAGGTAGACCCaaaaagctggagaaagaagaggaagaggggataTCCCAGGAGTCTTCGGAGGAGGAGCAGTAA